One Dictyoglomus thermophilum H-6-12 DNA window includes the following coding sequences:
- a CDS encoding sulfurtransferase TusA family protein: MDVKPNYTLDVRGEVCPVPDVETKRKLKTMQSGEVLEVLIDYPLSKERIPQGVKEVGGEVLAIEEIGPSEWRILIKKL, encoded by the coding sequence ATGGATGTAAAGCCCAACTACACTCTTGATGTGAGAGGAGAGGTGTGCCCAGTTCCCGATGTGGAGACCAAAAGAAAGTTAAAGACAATGCAGTCTGGAGAGGTTCTTGAAGTGCTTATTGATTATCCCCTTTCAAAGGAAAGGATTCCTCAAGGAGTTAAAGAAGTAGGAGGAGAAGTTTTAGCTATTGAAGAGATTGGACCAAGTGAGTGGAGAATTTTAATTAAAAAATTATAA
- a CDS encoding DsrE/DsrF/TusD sulfur relay family protein, which translates to MHIAIQVNVPPYTYEDLDTAIHLAEAALKRGHKVSIFLFADSVLSVNSKVKPLRVDRNIPLKMKELCEKGVEVHICGLCAEYRGINSENTVEGPKFSGVPEMASLIFNADRYMNLMP; encoded by the coding sequence ATGCATATTGCTATTCAAGTAAATGTTCCACCATATACTTATGAAGATTTAGATACGGCTATACACCTTGCAGAGGCAGCACTAAAGAGAGGGCATAAGGTTTCTATCTTTCTATTTGCTGATTCTGTGCTTTCTGTAAATTCTAAAGTAAAACCTTTAAGAGTTGATAGAAACATTCCTTTAAAGATGAAGGAACTGTGTGAAAAGGGAGTTGAAGTACACATTTGTGGACTTTGTGCAGAGTACAGGGGAATCAACTCTGAAAATACAGTGGAGGGCCCCAAATTTTCTGGGGTACCTGAAATGGCATCTTTGATATTTAACGCAGATAGATATATGAACTTAATGCCGTAA
- a CDS encoding Ig-like domain-containing protein: protein MRRSVFNFLILILLFLFYGCAPKDTQPPTVSILSPADGETVSKTITITVEAIDDKGISKVELYIDSKKIIEKTKAPYTYTWDTTQYDEGLYLISAKAIDLAGNSSISKIIRIFVSNMDKLKWAYQTEWSITSSPAIGSDGTIYVGDWDRYLYAINPDGTLKWKYETEDRIHSSPAIGQDGTIYVGSWDNYLYAINPDGTLKWKYKTGDFINSSPTLGNKTVYVGSDDGYLYAINSTSYGLAKSVWPKFRCNYQNTGYLAQIVDIILPTVSITYPTDGATLTGTITIEATATDNLHVSRVEFYIDDELKYIDNLPPYAYTWNTNLCSNGEHTIMVKAYDEAENKRSISILVNVNN, encoded by the coding sequence ATGAGGAGAAGCGTTTTTAATTTCTTAATTTTAATACTTCTTTTTTTATTTTATGGATGCGCACCGAAAGACACACAACCCCCAACAGTATCAATTCTCTCGCCTGCAGATGGAGAAACTGTAAGCAAAACAATAACAATAACAGTAGAAGCAATTGATGATAAAGGAATCTCAAAGGTAGAGCTTTACATAGACAGTAAAAAGATAATAGAAAAAACAAAAGCACCTTATACATATACATGGGATACAACCCAATATGATGAAGGGTTATACCTTATCTCTGCAAAAGCCATAGATTTAGCTGGAAATTCAAGCATATCCAAAATTATAAGGATATTCGTAAGTAATATGGATAAACTGAAGTGGGCATATCAAACTGAATGGTCTATCACTTCCTCACCAGCAATAGGATCAGATGGCACTATATACGTAGGAGATTGGGATAGATATCTTTATGCGATAAATCCAGATGGTACGCTAAAATGGAAATACGAGACTGAAGATCGCATTCATTCCTCACCAGCCATAGGGCAAGACGGAACTATATATGTGGGAAGTTGGGATAACTATCTTTACGCAATAAACCCTGATGGTACGTTGAAGTGGAAATATAAAACTGGAGACTTCATTAATTCATCACCTACATTAGGGAATAAAACTGTATATGTAGGAAGTGATGATGGTTATCTTTATGCAATAAATTCCACAAGTTATGGACTTGCAAAATCCGTATGGCCTAAATTCCGTTGTAACTATCAAAATACAGGATATCTTGCTCAAATAGTAGACATTATCCTACCAACAGTTTCCATAACATATCCCACAGATGGAGCAACTTTAACTGGAACAATAACCATAGAGGCAACTGCTACAGATAATTTGCATGTATCAAGGGTTGAGTTTTATATTGACGACGAATTAAAATATATAGACAACTTGCCACCATATGCATATACTTGGAATACCAACTTATGCTCTAATGGAGAGCACACAATAATGGTAAAGGCATATGATGAGGCAGAAAACAAAAGAAGCATAAGCATACTTGTAAACGTTAATAACTAA
- the pstB gene encoding phosphate ABC transporter ATP-binding protein PstB, with the protein MEKIRVEKLNAWFGNMKVLKDVNVSMKEKHITAIIGPSGCGKTTLLRCFNRLHELTPGAKVEGKIFLDDLNIYDKDVDPVMVRRRIGMVFQRPNLFNHMTIYDNVIAGYILNSKKLPRDELDNIVEQSLKLAGIWEEVKNRLREYPSALSGGQQQRVCIARALAVKPEVLLMDEPTSALDPISTYRIEETIRELKEHITIIIVTHNMQQAARVSDDTIFMYMGEVIEAGPTPQIFTNPKQKLTEDYITGKFG; encoded by the coding sequence TTGGAGAAGATAAGGGTTGAAAAGTTAAATGCATGGTTTGGAAATATGAAAGTTTTGAAAGATGTTAATGTCTCTATGAAAGAGAAGCATATTACTGCAATAATTGGCCCTTCTGGATGTGGTAAGACTACGCTTTTGAGATGTTTTAATAGGCTTCATGAGCTAACGCCAGGAGCCAAAGTAGAAGGTAAAATATTCTTAGATGATTTGAATATATACGATAAGGATGTAGATCCTGTAATGGTAAGAAGAAGAATCGGAATGGTATTCCAAAGACCTAATCTTTTTAATCACATGACCATCTATGATAATGTAATTGCTGGATATATTCTTAACAGTAAAAAACTGCCAAGGGATGAATTAGATAATATAGTAGAGCAAAGCTTGAAGCTTGCAGGAATTTGGGAGGAGGTTAAAAACAGGCTTAGAGAATATCCCTCTGCTCTTTCGGGAGGCCAGCAACAGAGAGTTTGTATTGCAAGGGCTCTTGCAGTGAAACCAGAAGTACTTCTTATGGATGAACCAACCTCTGCCCTTGATCCTATTTCTACTTATCGTATTGAGGAAACTATAAGGGAATTAAAGGAACACATAACTATTATTATTGTTACTCATAATATGCAGCAAGCAGCAAGAGTCTCTGATGATACCATTTTTATGTATATGGGTGAAGTTATTGAAGCAGGTCCAACTCCTCAAATATTCACCAATCCGAAACAAAAGCTTACCGAGGATTACATTACAGGAAAGTTTGGCTAA
- the phoU gene encoding phosphate signaling complex protein PhoU: MLRHSFVEELRKLENSLLEMGNQVKEMLEKSKNALLERDENLAKKVIEMDDIVDKYNWDIEDKCLKLLALQQPMAHDLRVIAAAMKIISDIERMGDYCVDIAKFTIELIKMPPLPTNENLIKMFQLVEKILCDSLEAFVNRDINFIISVVEQDDAIDRTYYKIYDEIVEEIEHAPETAPQQIRLLMIAKFLERVADHVTNVAERIYYMETGELKELHE; encoded by the coding sequence TTGCTGAGGCATAGCTTTGTGGAAGAGTTAAGAAAATTAGAAAATTCCCTTTTGGAAATGGGGAATCAAGTTAAAGAAATGCTTGAAAAAAGCAAGAATGCACTATTAGAAAGAGATGAAAATCTGGCTAAAAAAGTCATTGAAATGGATGATATTGTAGACAAATATAATTGGGATATTGAAGATAAATGTTTAAAACTTCTTGCCCTTCAACAACCTATGGCCCACGATTTAAGGGTAATTGCTGCTGCAATGAAGATTATCAGCGATATTGAAAGAATGGGAGACTATTGCGTAGACATAGCAAAGTTTACCATAGAGCTTATAAAAATGCCGCCTCTTCCTACCAACGAAAATCTAATAAAAATGTTCCAACTTGTAGAAAAAATACTCTGTGATTCCTTAGAAGCCTTTGTAAATAGAGATATAAACTTCATAATAAGCGTAGTGGAGCAGGATGATGCTATAGACAGAACCTACTATAAGATCTATGATGAAATAGTAGAAGAGATAGAGCATGCCCCTGAAACTGCACCTCAACAAATAAGATTGCTTATGATAGCAAAGTTCTTAGAAAGAGTTGCAGACCACGTAACAAATGTGGCAGAAAGAATCTACTATATGGAAACAGGAGAATTAAAAGAGCTACACGAGTAA
- a CDS encoding SDR family NAD(P)-dependent oxidoreductase, with translation MAGILEGRRMVITGASRGIGFEICKLFLKEGASIIGVAKDEKRLKEAEKLLREMGDFEGVAVDLEEDNFTSKIVEKVEKKWNALDVLFNNAGVMLAYGGFLEESDEVFERTFKVNLYAPYKLVKAMLPFLLRGKEPRIINTSSGAGIFDEIRKKYDIASYRLSKFALNGFTIILANELKGKIAVNAFDPGWVKTDLGGPNAPGSPEDSARGALAVVTLPFEVTGKFFKDGREINF, from the coding sequence ATGGCAGGAATTCTTGAGGGAAGAAGGATGGTTATTACTGGAGCTTCAAGAGGGATTGGTTTTGAGATATGTAAGTTATTCCTTAAAGAGGGTGCAAGTATAATTGGAGTGGCAAAGGATGAGAAAAGATTAAAAGAGGCAGAAAAGCTTTTAAGAGAGATGGGAGATTTTGAGGGTGTAGCCGTTGATTTAGAAGAGGATAACTTTACCTCAAAGATAGTGGAAAAGGTAGAGAAGAAATGGAATGCCCTTGATGTTCTATTCAATAATGCGGGAGTTATGCTTGCTTATGGTGGATTTTTGGAGGAAAGTGATGAAGTATTTGAAAGAACATTTAAAGTGAACCTTTATGCTCCATATAAACTTGTAAAAGCAATGTTGCCATTTTTACTTAGAGGAAAAGAGCCAAGAATTATTAATACGAGTTCTGGGGCAGGTATTTTTGATGAAATAAGAAAAAAGTATGATATTGCAAGTTATAGACTTAGTAAATTTGCATTAAATGGATTTACTATTATTCTTGCTAACGAACTCAAGGGCAAGATAGCAGTAAATGCTTTTGATCCTGGCTGGGTTAAGACGGATCTTGGAGGACCAAATGCTCCAGGATCTCCAGAGGATTCTGCAAGGGGAGCTCTTGCAGTAGTTACCTTGCCTTTTGAGGTTACAGGAAAGTTTTTTAAAGATGGAAGAGAAATAAACTTTTAA
- a CDS encoding beta-galactosidase, with protein sequence MINPKLPYIWYGGDYNPEQWDKEVWKEDIRLFKLAKINIATVNVFSWSLLQPSEDVYDFSMLDEIIDNLWKNGIYICLATSTASQPHWMSVKYPEILPVDINGHKREHGGRVNFCPNSKIYRYFAGKLVEKLAERYANHPGVLVWHIANEYGTYCFCENCVKEFRDWLKKKYGTLEELNKRWYTTFWSQTFYDWNEINAPTLRSVMFHHWWTGKLSTVAQGMVLDYYRFMSESILECYLNEYNIIKKYNPDIPVTTNLMGAFKPLNYFEWAKHMDVVSWDSYPYLTDDYVNIAFRHSLMRGLKQGEPFMLMEQTPSQTNWQPYCYIKRPKVMRLQSYQAVAHGADTVMFFQLRQSKGGPEKFHGAVISHAGHENTRVFKEVKELGEELHKLGDTLLGSRVKSQTAVIFDWENWWALENSQGPSTAINYVEGVEKYFRALFENTLGVDVIGIEDNFEKYKLIIAPLLYMVKEEWAEKIKDYVRKGGIFVTTTLSGLVDENDLVYLGGYPKPLRDLLGIWVEEFDALPPEMKNEIIIQDEYRKEFTKEKYECNLVFDVIHLEDSTAKAIGVYSKDYYKEQPCITVNKYGNGYAYYIGTFPSNEFLKEFVRYLSKIHQIEPILKDVPYGIEITQRIKNGKTFTFVLNHSEETKTINIGPKKKDLLSGRELEGLIDLHPKEVLILEE encoded by the coding sequence ATGATAAATCCCAAATTACCGTATATTTGGTACGGTGGAGATTACAATCCTGAACAGTGGGACAAAGAAGTATGGAAAGAAGATATTAGACTATTTAAACTCGCAAAGATAAATATTGCCACAGTAAATGTCTTTTCCTGGTCACTTTTACAACCCTCAGAAGATGTCTATGATTTTTCCATGTTAGACGAAATTATAGATAATCTATGGAAAAATGGTATATACATATGTCTTGCTACTTCTACAGCCTCTCAGCCTCATTGGATGTCGGTAAAATATCCTGAAATTCTCCCTGTAGATATCAATGGACATAAAAGAGAACATGGAGGAAGAGTAAATTTCTGCCCTAATAGCAAAATATACAGGTACTTTGCAGGAAAGCTCGTAGAAAAACTTGCAGAAAGATACGCCAATCATCCAGGAGTACTTGTATGGCATATTGCCAATGAATATGGAACATATTGTTTCTGTGAAAATTGTGTAAAAGAGTTTAGAGATTGGCTAAAAAAGAAATATGGAACTTTAGAGGAATTGAACAAAAGATGGTACACTACATTCTGGAGCCAGACCTTCTACGATTGGAATGAAATTAATGCCCCTACCCTAAGAAGTGTCATGTTTCATCATTGGTGGACAGGGAAATTATCTACTGTAGCACAGGGAATGGTCCTTGATTACTATCGCTTTATGTCAGAAAGTATTTTAGAATGCTATCTAAACGAATACAACATTATTAAGAAATATAATCCTGACATACCTGTAACTACAAATCTCATGGGAGCTTTTAAACCCCTAAATTACTTTGAATGGGCAAAGCATATGGATGTGGTCTCTTGGGATAGTTACCCCTATCTTACCGATGATTACGTAAATATAGCCTTCAGGCACTCCCTTATGAGAGGGCTAAAACAAGGAGAGCCCTTTATGCTTATGGAGCAAACCCCAAGTCAAACCAATTGGCAGCCTTATTGTTATATCAAAAGGCCAAAAGTTATGAGACTTCAAAGTTATCAAGCTGTAGCTCATGGAGCAGATACTGTGATGTTCTTCCAACTTAGGCAATCTAAAGGTGGACCTGAAAAATTCCATGGTGCAGTAATATCCCATGCAGGACATGAAAATACAAGGGTATTTAAAGAGGTGAAAGAGTTAGGAGAAGAATTACATAAATTAGGTGATACGCTTCTTGGAAGTAGAGTAAAATCACAAACAGCAGTGATATTTGATTGGGAAAATTGGTGGGCTCTTGAGAACTCTCAAGGTCCAAGTACTGCTATAAATTACGTAGAAGGAGTAGAAAAATACTTTAGAGCATTATTTGAAAATACCTTAGGAGTAGATGTTATAGGAATTGAGGATAATTTTGAAAAATATAAATTGATTATTGCGCCTCTCTTATACATGGTAAAGGAAGAATGGGCCGAAAAGATAAAAGATTATGTAAGAAAAGGTGGAATTTTTGTAACCACAACTCTAAGTGGACTTGTAGATGAGAATGATTTAGTTTATCTTGGCGGATATCCAAAACCCTTAAGAGATCTTCTGGGAATTTGGGTAGAAGAATTCGATGCTCTTCCCCCTGAAATGAAAAACGAGATCATTATACAAGATGAATATAGGAAAGAATTTACAAAGGAAAAATACGAATGCAACTTAGTATTTGATGTAATTCATTTAGAGGATAGCACTGCAAAGGCAATTGGGGTTTACAGTAAAGATTATTATAAGGAACAACCTTGTATAACAGTGAATAAATATGGAAATGGTTATGCCTACTATATCGGTACCTTTCCATCTAATGAGTTCTTAAAAGAGTTTGTAAGGTATCTATCAAAAATACATCAAATAGAGCCAATTTTAAAAGATGTACCTTATGGAATAGAGATTACCCAAAGGATAAAAAATGGAAAAACCTTCACCTTTGTATTAAACCACTCGGAAGAGACAAAAACCATAAATATAGGCCCAAAAAAGAAAGATCTACTTTCTGGAAGAGAGTTAGAAGGATTAATTGATTTACATCCAAAAGAGGTTTTAATATTGGAGGAATAA
- a CDS encoding glycoside hydrolase family 127 protein, which produces MPNTFLINTTNSPHSKLLPVAVSEVRITKGLLAERMRTIKEVTIPTQYELLEQTQRLFNFRRAAGKAQGDYFGFFFNDTDVYKWVEAASYSLMWEWDDQLDKLLDQVIEEIKSAQDEDGYLDTYFTFEKKKERWTNLKDMHELYCAGHLIQAGIAHHRATGKTNLLEVAIKFADHINSVFGPGKKEGTCGHPEIEMALVELFRETRDYKYLGLARFFIDERGKGLVGGDLYHIDHKPFRDLDEIVGHAVRSLYLNCGATDLYLEIGDRSILEALERLWHSFTERKMYITGGAGARYEGEAFGEDYELPNETAYAETCAAIASFMWNYRMLFAMPEGRFADIMEQTLYNGLLSGISLDGMHYFYVNPLSDNGKHRRQKWFACACCPPNIARLIASLPGYVYTKSYDGIWMHLYTENSAKIEWNNNVIELDVKTNYPWDGDINITVNSNAKFSLFLRIPGWVKEYSILVNNHEEKPEIINRYAKLERNWEKGDRVKLSLNMKPEVIISNPKVKDNVGRVAIKRGPIVYCIEQADNNFPIFDLEIDTEKELKSIYSENLKGLVVIKGKGYIPEKDIWEKNLYLPIEDLRLKRNEVEFTAIPYYAWANREQGPMQVWIRKA; this is translated from the coding sequence ATGCCTAATACATTCTTAATAAATACTACCAATAGTCCTCATTCAAAGTTGCTTCCTGTAGCCGTATCGGAAGTAAGAATAACCAAGGGACTTCTTGCAGAAAGAATGAGAACAATAAAAGAAGTAACCATTCCGACTCAATATGAACTCTTAGAACAAACCCAGAGACTTTTCAATTTTAGAAGAGCAGCAGGAAAAGCACAAGGAGATTATTTTGGATTCTTTTTTAACGATACTGATGTTTACAAATGGGTTGAGGCAGCATCCTATTCCTTAATGTGGGAATGGGATGATCAATTAGATAAACTGTTAGATCAAGTGATTGAGGAAATTAAATCTGCACAAGACGAAGATGGATACCTTGATACTTATTTTACTTTTGAAAAGAAGAAAGAAAGATGGACAAATTTAAAAGACATGCATGAGCTATACTGTGCAGGACATCTTATTCAAGCAGGTATAGCTCATCATAGAGCAACGGGAAAGACCAATTTGCTTGAGGTAGCAATCAAATTTGCAGATCACATTAATTCGGTCTTTGGTCCAGGAAAAAAAGAAGGCACTTGTGGACATCCTGAAATTGAGATGGCTCTTGTAGAACTATTTCGAGAGACAAGAGATTACAAATATTTAGGGTTAGCAAGATTTTTTATAGACGAAAGAGGAAAAGGCCTTGTGGGAGGGGATTTGTATCATATAGATCATAAACCCTTTAGAGATTTAGACGAGATAGTAGGACATGCTGTGAGGTCTCTTTATTTAAATTGTGGAGCAACGGATCTTTATTTAGAAATAGGAGATAGAAGTATATTAGAGGCCTTAGAAAGACTATGGCATAGCTTTACAGAGAGAAAGATGTATATTACAGGTGGAGCTGGAGCAAGATATGAGGGAGAAGCCTTTGGAGAGGATTATGAACTTCCTAACGAGACAGCTTATGCAGAAACCTGTGCAGCTATTGCAAGCTTCATGTGGAATTACCGAATGCTTTTTGCAATGCCTGAGGGAAGGTTTGCAGACATTATGGAACAAACCCTTTATAATGGTCTTCTTTCTGGAATATCCTTAGATGGCATGCACTACTTTTATGTAAATCCTCTTTCTGACAATGGAAAACACAGAAGACAAAAATGGTTTGCTTGTGCTTGCTGTCCTCCAAACATTGCAAGACTTATTGCAAGCCTCCCTGGATATGTATATACAAAATCCTATGATGGTATATGGATGCATTTATATACCGAAAATAGCGCTAAGATAGAGTGGAATAACAATGTGATAGAATTAGACGTAAAAACAAATTACCCATGGGATGGAGACATTAACATAACAGTAAATAGTAATGCCAAATTTTCCCTATTTTTAAGAATTCCAGGATGGGTAAAAGAATATTCCATATTGGTAAACAATCACGAAGAAAAACCTGAAATAATAAATAGATATGCCAAACTTGAAAGAAACTGGGAGAAAGGCGATAGAGTAAAACTAAGCTTAAACATGAAACCAGAAGTTATAATCTCTAATCCAAAGGTAAAAGATAATGTAGGAAGAGTAGCAATAAAAAGAGGCCCTATCGTATACTGCATAGAACAAGCAGATAACAATTTTCCTATTTTTGACTTAGAGATTGATACAGAAAAAGAACTAAAATCAATATACTCAGAAAATTTAAAGGGCTTAGTAGTAATAAAAGGAAAAGGTTATATTCCTGAAAAAGATATTTGGGAGAAAAATTTATATCTACCAATAGAAGATTTAAGACTAAAAAGAAATGAGGTCGAATTTACAGCCATACCATATTATGCATGGGCCAATAGAGAACAGGGACCAATGCAAGTTTGGATAAGAAAGGCTTAA
- a CDS encoding DsrE family protein, whose product MKKVLFVVYQSPAGSIWVNEALRSAFGMYGEDLEPSILFMGDAVVAVNKNTHPENLGCLSLSMSFKYLERYGTPIYVVKEDLEKRKIKEEDIEPTWKAKIISNNELSEFIHSFDRVIFF is encoded by the coding sequence ATGAAAAAAGTGCTCTTTGTAGTTTATCAGAGCCCTGCTGGATCAATATGGGTAAATGAGGCGTTAAGAAGCGCTTTTGGTATGTATGGAGAAGATCTTGAGCCTTCCATTCTTTTTATGGGAGATGCTGTGGTAGCAGTAAATAAGAATACCCATCCTGAAAATTTAGGTTGTCTCTCTCTAAGCATGTCCTTTAAATATCTTGAAAGATACGGGACACCAATTTATGTGGTAAAAGAGGATTTAGAAAAGAGAAAAATAAAAGAAGAGGATATTGAGCCAACGTGGAAAGCAAAAATTATATCAAATAATGAGCTTTCTGAGTTTATTCATTCCTTTGACAGAGTAATATTTTTCTAA
- a CDS encoding YeeE/YedE family protein yields MIWQGLLVGILFGVVLQRSRMCFNSAIRDIKFNKDNYLVKMAAVAILIETLGFHLVASLGWIKLNPLPFIPLAQIIGGFLFGMGMVLAGGCASGVTYRIGEGYITAILAGLFYGITASAVRGGVLNFVNSWFGSPITVTMQDPGIYNAVEGKVSPTIANVLGINPWIVAIVFAVLLAIYIWGTKTTERQVSGLNWLTGGVALGIVGILGYLSQKSYALGITGGWVNLLRGTVSGVAYNWIGMEVLGIIIGAFVSALISKEFKLRVPKDPKTYLQVILGGILMGFGAGVAAGCNIGHILSGLPHLALSSILATIFFVLGNWFMFWYLYARK; encoded by the coding sequence ATGATCTGGCAAGGCTTGCTAGTTGGTATTCTTTTTGGAGTAGTTTTACAAAGATCAAGAATGTGTTTTAACTCTGCTATAAGAGATATTAAATTCAATAAGGATAATTACCTTGTAAAGATGGCAGCTGTGGCAATACTTATAGAAACCCTTGGTTTTCATCTTGTAGCATCTTTAGGATGGATAAAACTTAATCCTCTTCCTTTTATTCCATTAGCCCAAATTATAGGTGGATTTTTGTTTGGAATGGGCATGGTTCTTGCAGGTGGATGTGCTAGTGGTGTAACTTACAGAATTGGCGAAGGTTACATCACAGCTATTTTGGCTGGACTTTTTTATGGAATTACTGCTTCGGCAGTAAGAGGTGGAGTTTTAAACTTTGTTAATTCATGGTTTGGGTCTCCAATTACTGTAACTATGCAAGATCCTGGTATATATAATGCAGTAGAGGGTAAAGTTAGCCCAACTATTGCAAATGTTTTAGGCATAAATCCATGGATTGTAGCTATTGTTTTTGCAGTGCTTCTTGCTATTTATATTTGGGGTACAAAGACTACTGAGAGACAAGTTTCAGGGTTAAATTGGCTTACAGGTGGAGTTGCTCTTGGTATTGTAGGTATTCTTGGATATCTATCTCAAAAGAGTTATGCTCTTGGAATTACTGGTGGATGGGTAAATCTATTAAGAGGTACAGTTTCAGGAGTAGCATATAATTGGATTGGAATGGAAGTCCTTGGGATAATAATAGGAGCCTTTGTATCTGCTCTTATATCTAAGGAATTCAAATTAAGAGTTCCAAAGGATCCTAAGACATATTTGCAAGTTATTCTTGGAGGAATATTGATGGGGTTTGGTGCAGGTGTTGCTGCGGGTTGTAATATAGGCCATATATTATCTGGTCTTCCTCACCTTGCTTTAAGTTCTATTCTTGCTACTATTTTCTTTGTGCTTGGCAACTGGTTCATGTTTTGGTATTTATATGCAAGAAAGTAG
- a CDS encoding DUF3887 domain-containing protein has translation MRKILIFLLLFLFLTIAYAQEDEKVIAEKFINLLVSGKYDEAVNLFDPSVKPMIPADKLEEVWKSLEKQVGSFKSILGYRTQESGGYKIVFVTCEFNAMDIDVRLVFANNKIVGMFFQPAPPRKSYTPPSYVDVNSFVEEDVKIGKEFPLSGKLVIPKGKGPFPVIILVHGSGPNDMDESIGPNKPFRDIAWGLGTLGIATLRYDKRTKVYPEKFSEYKDGFTVWEEVIEDVLFAIEFLKNREDIDKSKIFVLGHSLGGMLAPRIATYTKDLAGLIIMAGPTRPLEDLILEQTEYLSNIDGNIDENEKAQLDVIKGEIQKIKDPNLLEKYPPNLMILGAPVKYWADLKSYDPLLTLSNLEIPALILQGERDYQVTLKDFEGWSRLSSLERITLKLYPKLNHLFMEGEGKSIPQEYYVEGHIPEYVIKDIAEWIKSLK, from the coding sequence ATGAGAAAGATTTTAATATTTTTATTACTTTTTCTATTTTTGACCATAGCTTATGCTCAAGAGGATGAAAAGGTAATCGCAGAAAAGTTTATTAATTTATTGGTAAGCGGCAAATATGATGAGGCAGTAAATTTGTTTGATCCTTCTGTAAAACCCATGATTCCTGCGGATAAGTTGGAAGAGGTATGGAAATCTCTTGAGAAGCAGGTAGGAAGTTTTAAAAGCATATTAGGCTATAGGACCCAAGAATCAGGAGGATATAAAATAGTTTTTGTTACTTGTGAATTTAATGCAATGGACATAGATGTGAGGCTTGTTTTTGCTAATAATAAAATAGTAGGTATGTTTTTCCAGCCTGCTCCTCCTCGCAAATCCTATACTCCTCCATCCTATGTGGATGTTAATTCTTTCGTGGAGGAGGATGTTAAGATTGGAAAGGAGTTTCCTCTTTCTGGAAAACTTGTAATTCCAAAGGGTAAAGGTCCTTTCCCTGTGATTATTTTGGTCCATGGGAGTGGTCCTAATGATATGGATGAGAGTATAGGACCTAATAAACCTTTTAGAGATATTGCTTGGGGGCTTGGAACTTTAGGCATAGCAACCTTGAGGTATGACAAAAGAACAAAAGTTTATCCTGAGAAGTTTAGTGAATATAAGGATGGGTTTACAGTTTGGGAAGAAGTTATAGAGGATGTGCTTTTTGCTATAGAATTTTTAAAGAATAGGGAAGATATTGATAAAAGTAAAATATTTGTTTTGGGGCATAGCCTTGGAGGAATGTTGGCTCCAAGAATTGCAACCTATACTAAAGATTTGGCAGGATTGATAATAATGGCAGGTCCTACAAGGCCTTTAGAAGACTTAATTCTTGAGCAAACAGAATATCTTTCTAATATTGACGGAAATATTGATGAGAACGAGAAAGCTCAACTTGATGTCATAAAAGGTGAGATCCAAAAAATTAAAGATCCTAATCTTTTAGAAAAATATCCACCTAATTTAATGATTCTTGGAGCACCCGTTAAATATTGGGCTGATCTTAAGAGTTATGATCCTTTGCTAACTCTTTCCAATTTAGAGATTCCTGCATTAATTCTTCAGGGTGAAAGAGATTATCAGGTAACTTTAAAAGATTTTGAGGGGTGGAGTAGGCTTTCTTCTTTGGAGAGGATTACTCTTAAGCTATATCCAAAACTAAATCATCTTTTTATGGAAGGAGAAGGAAAGAGTATTCCTCAGGAGTACTATGTGGAAGGGCATATTCCTGAGTATGTAATAAAAGATATTGCTGAGTGGATAAAGTCTTTAAAATAG